In Arachis stenosperma cultivar V10309 chromosome 1, arast.V10309.gnm1.PFL2, whole genome shotgun sequence, one DNA window encodes the following:
- the LOC130944011 gene encoding uncharacterized protein LOC130944011 gives MWVVYVCDEEERELGKQQAPGSCPYCGGKVEATDVETQWKFCFLPMCFNIKRKYFCTLCSRRLQLSYHH, from the coding sequence ATGTGGGTGGTGTATGTGTGCGACGAAGAGGAGAGGGAGCTTGGGAAGCAGCAGGCACCGGGTTCATGCCCTTACTGCGGCGGTAAGGTTGAAGCCACCGATGTCGAGACTCAGTGGAAGTTCTGCTTCTTGCCCATGTGCTTCAACATCAAACGAAAGTACTTTTGTACCCTCTGCTCTCGCCGTCTTCAACTCTCCTACCATCACTAG